The Brassica oleracea var. oleracea cultivar TO1000 chromosome C7, BOL, whole genome shotgun sequence sequence TGTATTGTTGTTTTTGAACAGGCAAAGTCCACCTCTTTGGACCAAACATCGTAATTGAATTACACAAATTTACTTAGTAGGTATATATCAATATCATTAAACGACTATCATCATAATAAATTCATAAGCTACCTAGAAGGCGTAAACCAAGTAGAAATGTATTTTGGAAGTTATGTCTGATTTGCTTGGCGATAGAGAAATCATTGATATGAGCATTCGGAGAGAAACCACGTTGGAGGAGGTGTTACTTAATCATCGGAGGAAGAGACATAGAAGAGCTCTCCTGAATGATATTGAAAAGGAGTTGGGAGTTCTTATTTAAAAGCATGGTACCACAGAGAAGGATGTTGACTTGTGGCGTTGTTCCTCGGGGTTCAAACCCAAGTTTTCAACCCATGAGACATGGCAATTGACACGAGAGATTGGAGTGTTGTGCACTTGGGGAAAAAGTATATGGTTCTCTCAGGACACACCAAAGTATGCATTCATGGCTTGGATTGTGTCTCGAGACAGGTTATCTACCATGGATTGTGTGTCCAGTTGGAGCCAAGGGGCTGATACTACGTGTGTATTATGCAAAAATGCTCGGAAAACAAGAAAGCATCTATTTTTTAGTATTCTTACCCAGCTCAGATTTGGGAACAACTTACTAAAGGGATTCTGCATAGTTCGTACTCCTCTACTTGGGATACTCTCTCAAGATTGATTACTGACTCGTCTATGGAAAAGAAGAAGGCATTATGCCTTAGATATGCTTTCCAAGCCACCATCTACACTCTGTGGAGAGAAGGAAACAAGAGGCGCCATGGAGAACCTTCTATGCCACCGAATGTTTTGACTAAGCTGCTTGATAAAGCTATTCGAAATAAGCTTAGTCTGGTGCAGTCTAAGAGAGTAAATGGTCTTGAAGGTGCTTTGCAATACCGGTTTGGTACAAGACTGTAAATAAATTTTGACAGTTTTGATAAGAGATAGAACCTTTACAAAAGAGTGAAAGTTGTAAAGGAAAGTAATTCGGAGTAGATTTTACTTTCAAAAATGGACTCACTTGATGTAAACAGGTCTTTTTGATGAATAAATTTAGCATTCATTCAAAAATAAATATGCATTTTGGAACTTAACAAACATTTATGTGTTGTTCTTACAGTTTTGTAGCTTGTGCCAATGATCAGGTTGGTTGGTCGTTTATCTTGATCAAGCTTAGAGAATGGTGTAAAAGAACCATTTTTCTCACTATATGTTGGTGTAACTCCTTAAAATGCTATTTTGATGTTATAAAGACATCAGAATCATATCTGAAGATTGTTGATCTAGTCGAGACGTGCACTGGGCTGCTTGTGATTATCGGGCCGAGTATATCCACGATTCTTTGATTAATTAATTTAATATTATATAAGCTGGTATCTATTTGTAACGCCTGATTGAGAAATTAATATCTTTGCTGACTAACAGTATCGTTATCTTAATTCCGTATCTTCAGAAAATCAATTCTTCCGATTTGTTTCTCAAAATCAGTTACATTAAAAATTGTTTCCGATAAATTAGTCAGATCATATCATAAGTCATCGATCATCATACAATCCTAACAAATGTAACAACAAACAAATCTACGATTGTTGTATTTCTCAATTTCGACGAATGTACTCAACTAACCCTAAGGAAAAACAGGGAGACGTACACGACAATCTTGTCGATCATCAAACGTCAAGCCCCAACTCTTTGTCTTATTGAGTTTATCATCATCATAATCATCACTAGACAACATAGCCTTCACGTTCTTGCAAACAGCCGTCATGTTCTGCTTTCCCCATACAGTAGAAGCTCCCGGATAAAACCCTACCCTCCCTAGAAACACCATATCAAGACCCACCACACTTCCCGTCATCGCCACATCATCCTCCATTCCCCGAGCCGCCTCTTCATCGATAACTCCGGTTTCATCTCCCTTCACAACTACCTCGTTCCCTTCCCCACCGCTCTGCCCGAACGCCCCTATTCTTACCGTTCCCACGTGTTTTCTTCTATGAAACACACACACCGAGGGACTCTCGTACGTTACACGGAGTTTCTCGTTGGGGTTTTTGATAGTGAACGTTGCTGACCAGATCGGGAGATGGTGTTCATTGAATGCTATATGCATGGAGTGTATGTGAACGGTTGGTGGGGTTGGTGTGATCAATATGATTAACGCGATACCTGCTGTGGAAACACCGATGGTTGTGATGACGAGAAGGAGTTTAAAGAGGAATGACCAGCGTGAGGTGTTAGCTGATTCTGATATTTGTTCATTTGATGGTATTGACCTGAGTTCCGGAACGTCTCCGGCATGGGTGACGGTGATTAGAAGTGGTTGTTTCCCCTCTTCAACCGTGTCCATGTTTGGTGAGGATGTAGAGTGTTGATAATGTTTTACACTTTTAATCAGTTATTATATAATTAGTCAGAATCAAAGTAGTTAAGAAGATATAAGATTTTGGATAGAATAGTACTGATACCATTATATATTCTTGTGTCATCAATATCAGGATAATTATTTCATTCCATAAAAAACATTTATACAATATATTTTTATTCTGAAAATTAAAGACTAATACATGTAGGATATATACTACTTTATTTTTTGCTGAATTCATGTAAACTGCCGGGCGTAAATTCATGTATATGTTTTTCAAGAGTTTAACATTTTAACTCAAAGGTTGTCCAAAAATAACATTTTAACTCAGAGATGAAATAATGTTGGTAAGATTTTCGTTTCGTTCTCTTATTTTTTTTATGGATAACAACGAATTTATGTTTGTTGGTATACATTTTTGAGATTTTATTTTAAGGATGTAAATAAGTAACTCGATGAAAGATTGAAGAGTTATTCAAACACGGATCATCCAGTGATATAAACTCTAAAAACAAAAGAGGAACTCAGCCACAATGTTTTTTTTCTCAATGTTTAAAATATAAAAGATGAAATGTGTTTTATACAGTCAACAAAATATATTTCAGATTAGCAAAACAAAGTACTATATTAAAAACAGTCATAATGCCGCTAATTAATTAAATTTGCCTCAATGTTCCGTGGGAAACTTGCATTTCCCGTATCCTGCAACCAACAAAAAAATACTAAACGTGACCAGATACGCAAAACATCTTAAAGACAGAAGAGGGATCAAGTACGTACGAGGATGTTGCGTGACCACGTGAGCAGTCCCACCAAAATAGCACGTGCCAACACGACGTGCGTTTTTCTGGTAGTAACTGTTGAACGCGAACGAAGCGTGCGCCTCTAACGACTTAGGATTGTAACACGTGGCACCCGGCTGGATCGGACGGCAGTCAGCTCCTCCTTCTCCGCAGGCGTAATCGAGAGCTGCCTGGAGCTTTTCCTTCGCCGCGTCTCCGTTCGACACGCACCACGATTCTCCCTCGTGAGCCACCGGAGCCTGTTCTCTGTTACCGTTTACGAGAAACGGAACGGCGTACACTTTTCTCTCGTTGGGGTAAAACAACCCGTAGTTTCTCTCCGACGTGGGTCCCGGCTTCTGGTTCTCGTTAAACAAAGCGAACAGAAACACGTTGAGCGGCTCCTTCGGTCTTAACGGCGTTCGGTTACCGTTTAACACTCTCTTCACGAGTCCGCCGTTATACGCCGCCGCGTTGGCTTCGCTTGCGCCGATCTCGTTAACGTCTCCGGCGGAAGGCCAACCTGTCTCCGTCACCATCACTTTGACGTCGTTAAATCCGACGGCGGACATGGCTGCGTAAACGGCGTCAAGTTGAGCGTCAAAGAGGCTGTTGTATCTCAGCCCATTACCGGGATCTACAGTCCCAACGTTATCTCTGAAGAGAGCGTAGTCCAAGGAGATTTTATCCGCGTTCCCTGAGTAGGCGAAGAACGGGTAAGCGTTCACCATGAGATACGACGACGTTTTACGCAACAAATCAAGCATCGGTTTAATAACCGGTTCGACCAAATCCGGTTTGAAAGAACCGGAAGAAGGCGGGTACGAGTTAGCTAGCGCGCTGAGAGCGATAGGAGACGAGATCTTGATCGACTTGTCGAGATTGTACTTGACCAGAGAGGTGTGAATGTTTTTCATTGCGGGGACGAGGTAAGGCGTCGTGTTCTTAGGATCGACGAAGACCTCGTTACCGACGGCGATAGCCTCTATCTCCGTCGCCGGGAAGTGTTTTCTGATGTTGCGTCGAACCCATTTGTCGGCGAATGATTGGTCGGATGCGGTTCGAGAGAGAAGCTCGTTGGGGAGACACACGACTACTTTTATTCTTGAGTGTGCGAGCGCGGTTAGTACGTTCTTGTCGGTGTCGTAGATTTTGATACGGTTGATTCCTTGTGATTTGAGGAGGTTCACTACGTTCTCCGGCGGCGGGAGATTGTTAGCTATTCGACCGTAGTTGACTCCGATCCTTCCCGAACCTGTGGAAGAAAGAAAAAAACACAAAACATGAGAATGCACAGACGCTAATTCAAATCTAAAGAGCCGTGTGAATAGATAGATGGAAGAGAAAAAACTAACTTGCTTGTGTAATGGAAATGGCTGAGAAGAAAGAAAGAATGAGACAATAAGGTAGGAAGGAAACGGCCATGATATATTCTCTGCATGAAACGCATACAACTAGTGTCGTTTGATGGTTATGAGGAGACTCTTTTGCTCCGGTGCTGTTTAAATAGTAGTCAGGTGAAAAAGAGAAGTGGGGATGTGGGATAACAAATAACACGGAAGACTAGCAGAGATATATTATTAACTGAAACTGTTTTCTTTTAAGCTCTATTTATAGCTAATTAGAACGTAACATATTATTCAGGTAAAGAAACTTTCTAAGTTTAGTTGATCTATATAGAAAAAGATGTTAAACTGATTTGATTCATAGTTAATGATGATTTTGAAAGAAACAAAAAAAGAACGTGACATTTCTTGTTTCGACAACAAAAGACTTGGTTCTTTCTATTTCGTTAATTCTTATGCGAAATCTATCCTCCTTTCTTTTGTGGAGAGCTCGTGACTAACTTTATCTTCTTCAACTAAATGTTTTTTTGAGTGGTCATTAAGGAAAACATCAAACACGTTAATCATACTAGAATTAACAAATTTTATTTTCTATCTGGAATTCTTAACATGTTGGAATCAAAGAAAAACAAACAAATAAACTTTTATTCTGTTCAATTCGACAAGAATTTGTTGAACAAACCGAAATAACTGAAAATTAAATCATCTGAACCAAACTAGGTGCATAAACCGAATTCTCAGGCATAGACTGAATCATGGAGAGTGCACAAAGGGGAATCACGTGAAATCGGGAGTGAGAAAAATCTGTAACTAAATTTTTTTTTCTAGATAACGCTGCTGTAATAGAAGGTTCAAATCGGTTCTATCTGGACTAGGCCATATTTCGGTTTCGTTTTTGCTAAACCATTGTGTCCCCAAATTTAAATGGATAACGTTGAAGATAGATTTCAATGCACTCTACGTTTGATTTTAAAAGAGAACTAGATTTTGACCTCCGCAACCGCGCGGGTGTTTGTTTTCACTTTTCTATACTTAAAAAACTGTTTTAGAACGTAAGTGTATATATTTTTTACGTTAACCGTATACTTAAATATTTATATAACTATTTCAAATACAATAATTTTATAATTTACATGTTATAATTAATCAATTGTTTAAAACCGTATGTACTTGTCAATTCTTATTATATTTTTATCTTATTGTATTTGCATTTAGTTATTAAAAAATTAATATATTTATGAGAAAACATATTTGAAAATTATTTTGTATTTAATTTATGCTAAGCTATGATCCGTATTTCAAAGCTGGATTTCTTTTTACCAATATTTTTTATGCTTATTCATTTTAGATAATATATTATTGTATATACAAAAGTCTAAGGTATGTTAATTTTTAGACATGTACTATATAGTTTGCTAATTTTAAACCGTTCTATCATCATATTATATTTTTAAAATAAACAGTTTATATTTATGAAAATAAAATTTATAAATTTATCAATNNNNNNNNNNNNNNNNNNNNNNNNNNNNNNNNNNNNNNNNNNNNNNNNNNNNNNNNNNNNNNNNNNNNNNNNNNNNNNNNNNTATATTATATTTAAAATGAAAATATATTATGATTAAAGTAGTTACAAAGATTTTATATTATTAGCTTTAAAGAAATACATGTTAATTTTTATACATATATTATATAGTTTGCTAATGTTAACCCATTTTACCAACGTATTAGATTTTATTTTTGAACATAAATATTTTATACTTACTAAAATAAAATTTATAAACTTATAATTTTAATACAAATTTATTATATTTACCTCAATATAATAATTTTATTTAATATAATTGATTATGATTATATAATAGATAAAATATTATAGAATATTTTATTTTCATCTTATAAACGATAACTGAATATATTAATGTATAATAATATTTCAAACTAATTTCGAAGTTAGTATAAATATTTAAATATAATTTCGAAAATGAATATATTATAAAATTCTTTTAAAACAGATTTGTTAAAATTTTAAATTAAAATGAAAAGATATCAAAAGATATTATGATTAAAGTATTTTAAGAATTCTATGTATTATTAGTCTTAATAAACTATATTTAATAAGATTTCTAAGTGATGGTTCAAATTAAAAAATCACACATGAAAGAAGTCATGACTTCTATTTTAATATATAAGATATAGCAAATAGAATCAAATTCTTTATTACTTTGGTTAGATTTCTTTTGACAAACAAAACATTACTTTTTTTTGTGCATACTTTTTAATTTATTGATATTTTATTTCATTTTTTCTTTTGAAATCACTAATTTAAATAATCCTGAAAGTAAATATATAATTCACTGTTGTAAAAAAATGTATTAAGTTTGGTAAATACAATGAAACACATAATATAAATTATTACTATTTTGACTGATAAACATAAACTTAAAGCGAGAAGGATAAAGTGAATGGGCCAATCTTTTATTAATTTTAATTGAAGCCCACATCACACCTAAACAAAAATCCATTAAAAAAAACAAATGAACTATTCGTTTGTGTAGAGTTGGACACGTGGAATGTTCTTATTCCCCTATTTAATTTAATAATGTAATAGCATGAGAAGGGAGAAAAACCCTTGTTATAGTAAAATCTTTCAGTCGGAGGGGAGTTAAGAAAGTAAAAGGAAGGATGTCTGCAACCCAGGAAGAAGACAAGAAGCCCGGAGACGGAGGAGCTCACATCAACCTCAAGGTCAAGGGTCAGGTATTGGGTTTTCTATTTCAATGTCTTCTGTAACTTCGATTAGGGTTCCAATTTGGCTGCTTTCTGTGGTTCGCAATTCTAGGGTTTCGTACTACAATGTCAGAAGGCTAAAGTTAGAAACTTTCTTATGTCCATGCGATTGTAAACTATGCTCTAACATAAAGCTAAATCCTTTTTTTGATTTTCGCTGCAAACATGAGTATCAGTCTTATGGATTGTAGTTTCCATAGAGTTCTCTAACCTTTATTGGCAAATGTATTGATGCTCAAGATCAGACTCATGTTGTGTTTTTGTGTGTTAAACAGGATGGGAATGAGGTTTTCTTTAGGATCAAGAGAAGCACACAGCTGAAGAAGCTCATGAATGCTTACTGTGACAGGCAATCCGTGGACATGAACGCCATTGCCTTCTTGTTTGATGGCCGTCGACTTCGTGCTGAGCAGACTCCCGACGAGGTATATATATACATTCCATCTAACTAGACTATTGTTTGTTTTCCATGCAAGTTTTCTAATGCTAAATCTTTGTTATTACAGCTTGACATGGAGGACGGTGATGAGATCGATGCCATGCTCCATCAGACTGGTGGAGGCGTTGCTCTGGCCTGACAATTATCCGGATTTAGAGTTTCATGGTTAAGATTTGTGTGATATGAATGGTTAAGTAGTTAGTTATCAGCATTAGGATTTGCAGACTTGTTTTTTTTTTTATCGTGACCGTTGTCTTTAGAAAACTGATATGGTCTTGATGGTTGTTAAAAGACCTTTTGGTTGATTTGTTCGTTTGATATTTGTCATCCTAATATCACATGACACCACTATTTGCTATTAATGGTGTTCTTTGAACCCATTATCTAAAGCTAATTTGTAAATCTCAAAAGGTAAACCAATTAGAAATGATAATGAAAAGCTCATGTGTATTAAATTGGTGAGCCATATCCAAAACATTAACTTACGAAAGAAGAGACAGCAAGTCTTGGGGACAAACACTCACAACCATCATGCAACTACCGAAGAGTTTGCTTATTTATGCATATTAGACTAATTATGCATAAAACCACTGATGTTGTTCACTGGAGGACAAGGCACTCAGTGCCAGGACCTCCATGGGATCGATTGCTTCTCTGGTTTACACTGCTACTAGTCTTTTGCTGGTGATCTTTGGTTCCTTCAAGCTCTTCCTCTTGGTTTACTACAACCTATGGCTTCAAAGATGAGAGCGTTAACCTCCTTAAACCTTTCCTCTGACAGAGAAGCATCCGAAAGGAGCCTACATGCCTTCTCCTCTGTAGCTCCTTCGTAATCCTCTTTCCTCTTGAGCACCATGTGCCCACTTATCTCCCACACAGCTGGATTCACCTGCGATTCGAACACCTCGGGGCTTACTTCACCTAGAGCCTGTTTCTCTGCGTAGCACTGCAATTGACATTATTTAAACAGTTATTCAATGGATCCTACAACTAATAATGATCTAAAGGCTTGTCAGCTAAAGGTTATTTATACCTGTGGCATCAAGAAGATCCGCCTTCCACAATCAGAGATGAGAACGTTGAAAGGAACGTTGTTGTTCTGGAGGCAAACGCAGGCATCCGATACAGTATCAGATAGGTCTTGCATAGAGTTCCCACCTTCAAAGAGAAGACCTCTCATAGGGTAGCTCAGAAGCTCTGAGATTTTCACACCATTGTCAGTAGTAATCATCATCTCCTTGGAAGAAGCTTTCTCTAATGGGAAAGGCATGGCCAAGTAATATGCCTGAAAGTGAAGATGGTTGATAGTGGCGAAAGCACCAAGGCTGTTGTAACCAACTCTGAAGTAAGGATTCTTAGCCTCGGAAGCCATGTGGAGTGCAAGCAACATGCTTTTGTGATCCATCCTCTGAGGCAAGCAGTCAAGAACACGAGGAATCAGCAGCACATGGCCATACTCGATCGGACTAACCTGTTATATACAAATATACAAAAATTAAATCTTTTGCTAGACAACAACCACTATTGAAACCCAATTCGAGCTTCTTTTACATTGATGGCAACAACACTGGGAGAATTCTCAGCGACAAGAGGCATGCAGGGGAAGAACCGAGCTTCGTCATCATGGCCAGCTTCGAACTGGAAGAGCATCTCTTCCTGGCTAACTTTAGTGAAGTTGAACTTGCTGCCATCGAAAGACTGCAAAACCTTATCCATACGAAACTCGGTTGGTCTCTTTAGGTGACGACCTTCGTTAAGCTGAGCAATAAAGCCATACTTCCCAGGGATGACCTAAAAACAACAATGAGAAACACCAGATTGGCTTCACAAGACTAAACAAGGTAAGAGAAGAGAAGACTTATGTACTTTGGTTACGCAGGCAGTGAGATCGTAGCGAAAGAGTCCTCTTTGGTACCTATCCTCCCACTTAAACATACGAATTGACACTTATAACGTGAATTGATACTCATTCAAGCAACAAAAGGACAAAACTGAGTCTCTCTTTACCTCGCCGAGGACAAGGGACTCGAGAAAAGCCACCGGAGGCTCTCTAGCTTTCTCTCCGGAGTCTTCCACTTTCTTGCAGACGTACAAAGGAAGCCTTGCCCCTGAACAAAACCACATCAATTAGATAAAATCAAAGAAGCAAAAAAAAAATCAATGATTCAGCATTAACGCGTACTTTACCGTTAACACAACAAGCTCTGAGGCAGTTCCGTCCACAGCCGCCGACAGAACCATCGGAAGCCTCATCCTTCTGGTAATTAGACACGACGGTCGGAACCCTCTTGATTTTCAACATTTCTCAAGAACCAATAACAAAAAGAAAGACTTGCCCCACACGAAATTCAAAAGGAAACTAAAAAAAAAAAACCTAAAAGCTAATGGAAGAAGGAAAGAGATGATTTTTGGAACCCGCCTCCGGCAAGAAAGAGGAGATCGGAAGGGCTGCCGCCTTCAGACGGCAGAGCTCCGCGTCCTCCGTGCGGCGAAGGATTAGACTCGATTAAACAACAACCCTTGCGTCGGACAATGTTGACGTGAGAGCTAACGCCTCGAGATGGGCCGTATATAATAGCCGTGATTGCTGAAAATCGAACGCCGGGGAAGATGACGGTAAACGAATGCGACCCTCAAAACAGCTGAAATCTACGGCGGAGAGACGGGATACAAACTCGAGAGTTTCAACGAGAAAGGAGAGATCTTTCGATGTAAGTTTCCTTTATTTTTCCGCTGGTAGTGTGAGTTTTTGGGAAATTGAATGGCTTTAAATAGAATAGCAGATGAGTGAGCCTGAGACCAGAAACGTCACAAATAGCTTTTGTTTTTTATGTCACTGAAAATTACACTTAAACTAAAAACAACCGGACGCAAATTTTCAGTTTTTAATTATTTATTTTATTAAATGATATATTTGTAATATTCGTTTATATTATATTCATTAAGTAAATATATTTTTTTGTATCTTAAACTATCTATTTTTTTACGAATGTGTGATATCATATTAAAAAAAATGAGTATAGAGTTAATTAGATAATTTTAAGAACATAAATTTTTCTTTCGTGTGCGATATCATATAAATAATGATCCGCCCAGTTAACAAAAATCATGATTATTTTATGTGTAATTTTTTTTTTGACCATTTCCTTAAAACTATATTAAATTTTACATATTTTAATTAGAATTTTTTTAATATCTTTACCTTTTTATTTGAAATGCAACTCAATATTTTTTTAACAAGTATAACAAAATATTTAAAAAATATTTTTAGAATTTGTTTGAAAAATATGAAAATTACATTTTAAATTAAAATTATCCTAAAATATGATAAGTTTTGATGTAAACGAAAACTCAAATTATGTCAAAAATAATGATATTCAATGATAATAACAATTTTAATTGATTATTTTTAAGAAAA is a genomic window containing:
- the LOC106305703 gene encoding uncharacterized protein LOC106305703, producing MDTVEEGKQPLLITVTHAGDVPELRSIPSNEQISESANTSRWSFLFKLLLVITTIGVSTAGIALIILITPTPPTVHIHSMHIAFNEHHLPIWSATFTIKNPNEKLRVTYESPSVCVFHRRKHVGTVRIGAFGQSGGEGNEVVVKGDETGVIDEEAARGMEDDVAMTGSVVGLDMVFLGRVGFYPGASTVWGKQNMTAVCKNVKAMLSSDDYDDDKLNKTKSWGLTFDDRQDCRVRLPVFP
- the LOC106305705 gene encoding glucan endo-1,3-beta-glucosidase 12 — its product is MAVSFLPYCLILSFFSAISITQASSGRIGVNYGRIANNLPPPENVVNLLKSQGINRIKIYDTDKNVLTALAHSRIKVVVCLPNELLSRTASDQSFADKWVRRNIRKHFPATEIEAIAVGNEVFVDPKNTTPYLVPAMKNIHTSLVKYNLDKSIKISSPIALSALANSYPPSSGSFKPDLVEPVIKPMLDLLRKTSSYLMVNAYPFFAYSGNADKISLDYALFRDNVGTVDPGNGLRYNSLFDAQLDAVYAAMSAVGFNDVKVMVTETGWPSAGDVNEIGASEANAAAYNGGLVKRVLNGNRTPLRPKEPLNVFLFALFNENQKPGPTSERNYGLFYPNERKVYAVPFLVNGNREQAPVAHEGESWCVSNGDAAKEKLQAALDYACGEGGADCRPIQPGATCYNPKSLEAHASFAFNSYYQKNARRVGTCYFGGTAHVVTQHPRYGKCKFPTEH
- the LOC106305708 gene encoding small ubiquitin-related modifier 1-like; the encoded protein is MSATQEEDKKPGDGGAHINLKVKGQDGNEVFFRIKRSTQLKKLMNAYCDRQSVDMNAIAFLFDGRRLRAEQTPDELDMEDGDEIDAMLHQTGGGVALA